The following are from one region of the Pseudomonas putida genome:
- a CDS encoding quinone-dependent dihydroorotate dehydrogenase, with translation MYTLARQLLFKLSPETSHDLSLDLIGAGGRLGLNGMLCKQPAALPVTVMGLNFANPVGLAAGLDKNGAAIDGFAQLGFGFVEIGTVTPRPQPGNPKPRLFRLPQATAIINRMGFNNLGVDHLLGRVRAARYNGVLGINIGKNFDTPVERAVDDYLICLDKVYADASYITVNVSSPNTPGLRSLQFGDSLKQLLDALAERREQLAGMHGKRVPLAIKIAPDMSDEETALVAAALMESGMDAVIATNTTLGREGVEGLPYGGEAGGLSGAPVLEKSTHIVKVLAGELGGKLPIIAAGGITEGRHAAEKIAAGASLVQIYSGFIYKGPALIREAVDAIAAMPR, from the coding sequence ATGTATACCCTGGCCCGCCAGCTGCTGTTCAAGCTTTCCCCGGAAACCTCCCACGACCTGTCCCTGGACCTGATTGGTGCCGGTGGCCGTCTTGGCCTCAACGGCATGCTGTGCAAGCAGCCGGCGGCTTTGCCGGTTACGGTCATGGGCTTGAACTTCGCCAACCCGGTGGGCCTGGCGGCCGGCCTGGACAAGAACGGCGCGGCCATCGACGGTTTCGCCCAGCTGGGCTTCGGCTTCGTAGAAATCGGCACCGTCACCCCGCGCCCGCAGCCGGGCAACCCCAAGCCGCGGCTGTTCCGCCTGCCGCAGGCTACGGCCATCATCAACCGCATGGGCTTCAACAATCTGGGCGTTGATCACCTGCTTGGTCGGGTGCGGGCTGCGCGTTACAACGGCGTGCTGGGCATCAACATCGGCAAGAATTTCGATACCCCGGTGGAGCGTGCCGTCGATGACTACCTGATCTGCCTGGACAAGGTGTACGCCGACGCCAGTTACATCACGGTCAACGTCAGTTCGCCAAATACTCCGGGCCTGCGCAGCCTGCAATTTGGCGATTCGCTCAAGCAACTGCTCGATGCCCTGGCCGAGCGCCGCGAGCAACTGGCCGGCATGCATGGCAAGCGCGTGCCATTGGCAATCAAGATCGCCCCGGACATGAGCGACGAAGAAACCGCCCTGGTGGCTGCCGCGCTGATGGAGTCGGGCATGGATGCGGTAATCGCCACCAACACCACGCTGGGGCGTGAAGGTGTCGAAGGGTTGCCATACGGTGGCGAGGCGGGTGGCCTGTCGGGCGCGCCGGTGCTGGAGAAGAGCACCCATATCGTCAAGGTGCTGGCGGGCGAACTGGGCGGCAAGCTGCCGATCATTGCCGCTGGCGGCATTACCGAAGGCCGCCATGCCGCCGAGAAGATCGCTGCCGGGGCGAGCCTGGTGCAGATTTATTCGGGCTTCATTTATAAAGGGCCTGCGCTGATTCGCGAAGCGGTGGATGCTATCGCTGCGATGCCGAGGTAA
- a CDS encoding ribosome modulation factor produces the protein MRRLKRDPLERAYSRGYQYGVTGKSRELCPFNLPSVRQAWINGWREGRGDNWDGMTGTAGIHRLNENHAVG, from the coding sequence ATGAGAAGACTTAAGCGTGATCCGTTGGAAAGAGCATATTCACGTGGCTACCAATACGGGGTCACCGGCAAATCCCGCGAACTTTGCCCCTTCAATCTTCCTTCTGTTCGCCAAGCCTGGATCAACGGCTGGCGTGAAGGTCGCGGTGATAACTGGGACGGAATGACTGGCACCGCTGGCATCCATAGACTCAACGAAAATCACGCCGTTGGCTGA
- the rlmKL gene encoding bifunctional 23S rRNA (guanine(2069)-N(7))-methyltransferase RlmK/23S rRNA (guanine(2445)-N(2))-methyltransferase RlmL, with the protein MSDRFELYLTCPKGLEGLLAEEARGLGLDDVREHTSAIRGAADMETAYRLCLWSRLANRVLLVLKRFSMKNADDLYDGVHAVDWADHLAADGTLAVEFSGHGSGIDNTHFGALKVKDAIVDKLRNREGLRPSVEKIDPDVRVHLRLDRGEAILSLDLSGHSLHQRGYRLQQGAAPLKENLAAAVLIRAGWPRIAAEGGALADPMCGVGTFLVEAAMIAADIAPNLKRERWGFSAWLGHVPALWRKVHDEAQARAQAGLAKPPLWIRGYEADPRLIQPGRNNVERAGLGDWVKIYQGEVSTFEPRPDQNQKGLVISNPPYGERLGDEASLLYLYQNLGERLRQACMGWEAAVFTGAPQLGKRMGIRSHKQYAFWNGALPCKLLLFKVQPDQFVTGERRETQPEGTETRPQEPLASEPARLSEGAQMFANRLQKNLRQLGKWARREQVDCYRLYDADMPEYALAVDLYQDWVHVQEYAAPRSVDPDKAQARLLDALAAIPQALGISPQRVVLKRRERQSGTRQYERQATEGRFQEVNEGGVKLLVNLTDYLDTGLFLDHRPMRMRIQREAAGKRFLNLFCYTATATVHAAKGGARSTTSVDLSKTYLDWARRNLALNGFSDRNRLEQGDVMAWLEGNRDSYDLIFIDPPTFSNSKRMEGVFDVQRDHVQLLDLAMARLAPGGVLYFSNNFRKFQLDEHLMARYAVEEITAQTLDPDFARNNRIHRAWRLQLR; encoded by the coding sequence ATGTCGGACCGTTTCGAACTTTACCTCACTTGCCCCAAAGGCCTGGAAGGCCTGCTTGCCGAAGAGGCCCGGGGCCTCGGCCTGGATGATGTGCGTGAGCACACCTCGGCCATTCGCGGCGCCGCCGACATGGAAACCGCCTACCGCCTGTGCCTGTGGTCACGCTTGGCCAACCGGGTGCTGCTGGTCCTCAAGCGCTTCTCCATGAAAAACGCCGACGACCTCTACGACGGCGTGCACGCAGTCGACTGGGCCGACCACCTGGCAGCCGACGGCACCCTGGCGGTGGAGTTCAGCGGCCATGGCTCGGGCATCGACAACACCCACTTTGGTGCACTGAAGGTCAAGGATGCGATTGTCGACAAGCTGCGCAACCGCGAAGGGCTGCGCCCGTCGGTGGAAAAGATCGACCCTGATGTGCGTGTGCACCTGCGCCTGGACCGTGGCGAAGCCATTCTTTCCCTGGACCTCTCCGGGCACAGCCTGCACCAGCGTGGCTACCGCCTGCAGCAAGGTGCCGCGCCGCTGAAGGAAAACCTGGCGGCGGCGGTGCTGATCCGCGCCGGCTGGCCGCGCATTGCCGCCGAAGGTGGCGCGCTGGCCGACCCGATGTGCGGTGTAGGTACCTTCCTGGTCGAAGCGGCGATGATCGCCGCCGATATCGCGCCCAACCTCAAGCGTGAACGCTGGGGCTTCAGTGCCTGGCTTGGCCATGTACCGGCGTTGTGGCGCAAGGTGCATGACGAGGCGCAGGCGCGGGCGCAGGCCGGCCTGGCCAAGCCGCCGCTGTGGATCCGTGGCTACGAGGCCGACCCACGGCTGATCCAGCCAGGCCGTAACAACGTCGAGCGTGCCGGCCTGGGCGACTGGGTGAAGATCTACCAGGGTGAAGTCAGCACCTTCGAGCCGCGCCCGGACCAGAACCAGAAAGGCCTGGTCATCAGCAACCCGCCCTATGGCGAGCGCCTGGGTGATGAAGCCAGCCTGCTGTACCTCTACCAGAACCTCGGCGAGCGCCTGCGCCAGGCCTGCATGGGTTGGGAGGCAGCGGTGTTCACCGGCGCGCCGCAGCTGGGCAAGCGCATGGGCATTCGCAGCCACAAGCAGTATGCATTCTGGAACGGTGCCTTGCCGTGCAAGCTGCTGCTGTTCAAGGTGCAGCCTGACCAGTTCGTTACCGGCGAGCGCCGCGAAACGCAGCCTGAAGGCACGGAAACCCGCCCGCAGGAACCGCTGGCCAGCGAACCGGCGCGCCTGTCGGAAGGGGCGCAGATGTTTGCCAACCGCCTGCAGAAAAACCTCAGGCAACTGGGTAAGTGGGCCCGCCGCGAACAGGTCGATTGCTACCGCCTGTACGATGCCGACATGCCCGAATATGCCCTGGCGGTCGACCTGTACCAGGACTGGGTGCACGTGCAGGAATACGCCGCGCCACGTTCGGTCGACCCGGACAAGGCCCAGGCACGCCTGCTCGACGCACTGGCAGCCATCCCGCAGGCCCTGGGCATCTCGCCGCAGCGTGTGGTGCTCAAGCGTCGCGAGCGGCAGAGCGGCACGCGCCAGTATGAGCGCCAGGCAACCGAAGGCCGCTTCCAGGAAGTGAACGAGGGCGGCGTCAAGTTGCTGGTCAACCTTACCGACTACCTCGACACCGGCCTGTTCCTCGACCATCGCCCGATGCGCATGCGCATCCAGCGCGAAGCCGCCGGCAAGCGCTTCCTCAACCTGTTCTGCTACACCGCCACAGCCACCGTGCATGCGGCCAAGGGTGGGGCGCGCAGCACCACCAGCGTCGACTTGTCGAAAACCTACCTGGACTGGGCGCGGCGCAACCTGGCGCTCAATGGCTTCTCGGATCGCAACCGCCTGGAGCAGGGCGATGTGATGGCCTGGCTGGAGGGTAACCGTGACAGCTACGACCTGATCTTCATCGACCCGCCGACCTTCTCCAACTCCAAGCGCATGGAAGGCGTATTCGACGTGCAGCGTGACCACGTGCAGCTGCTGGACCTGGCCATGGCCCGCCTGGCGCCGGGTGGCGTGCTGTATTTCTCCAACAACTTCCGTAAGTTCCAGCTGGACGAGCACCTGATGGCGCGTTACGCGGTGGAAGAAATCACCGCCCAGACGCTGGACCCGGACTTCGCCCGCAACAACCGTATCCATCGTGCCTGGCGGTTGCAGCTGCGTTGA
- a CDS encoding diguanylate cyclase → MSNGGVRARLLGLCTEAVSAWAVALVALVVGGLLTAVLALAAQTFYKQQLRQRFELLASERFSRIVERIDEQQQRLDGLRRFFSFSNEITPREFDGYARPLLQRTLAYAWAPRVEAAQRAEFERHASAHAGPGYVIRDQDEQGQWRPSPQRDHYFPVLYTQSGELPGLPYGLDLAGQDVPLAALSRALGPGSMAVSEPLPMFDTSSDARGLLMVAPVFADANPRGAAVGYVMALLSMRELVSDGRPVAADDNLVVRIVDPTGLHGPEVMFDSQNPAAPLALVSNQLLHLADHHFQLSIRPSLAFLQANRSSVVLAVSLLGGLLSLLLSVLLYSLLSQRQRALALVEQRTAELRASEQSLRGTHNQLRSVLDAATQVAIIATNLKGVIGTFNTGAERMFGYPASEAIGQLRLEDLVLPEELNQRAHALSLRYGRPIAGDQAMFAETVQAHGVEPGEWTLLRADGSQLVANMLVTAMLDEQGLWMGYLAICIDVTERRRVHEALAARDSLLEKLSAEVPGGIYQYRLDGNGHSCFPYASKGLYDIYEVDLQQLREDATAVFERIHPDDLERVRRSVRYSAEHLSPWREEYRVCLPRAGLRWVRGEATPEVGEQGCTLWHGYLTDISDLKGVEEELRALSVTDSLTGIHNRRFFQERLRFELERAQRDGLALAVIMLDIDHFKCINDRFGHAAGDYVLRSLCLRIGQRLRRTDVFCRLGGEEFMVLCPGSDARQARLLALELWQGVRDVPVEGVGKVTASFGVAGWRPGEGADALLLRADAGVYAAKQAGRDRVEGE, encoded by the coding sequence ATGTCAAACGGTGGCGTTCGTGCGCGGTTGCTTGGCCTGTGCACAGAGGCGGTGTCCGCCTGGGCGGTGGCCCTGGTCGCCCTGGTGGTGGGCGGCCTGTTGACGGCCGTTCTGGCACTTGCCGCGCAAACCTTCTACAAGCAGCAGCTGCGCCAGCGCTTCGAGCTGCTGGCCAGCGAACGTTTCAGCCGTATCGTCGAGCGGATTGACGAGCAGCAGCAGCGGCTGGACGGGCTGCGGCGGTTTTTCAGCTTTTCCAACGAAATCACCCCACGCGAGTTCGACGGTTACGCCCGGCCATTGCTGCAGCGGACCCTGGCCTACGCCTGGGCGCCGCGTGTCGAAGCCGCGCAACGCGCCGAGTTCGAGCGCCACGCCAGTGCGCATGCCGGCCCGGGCTATGTGATCCGCGACCAGGATGAGCAAGGCCAGTGGCGCCCATCTCCCCAGCGCGACCATTACTTCCCGGTCCTCTATACCCAGTCGGGTGAATTACCCGGGCTGCCCTATGGGCTGGACCTCGCCGGCCAGGACGTTCCCTTGGCTGCATTGTCGCGGGCGCTGGGGCCGGGCAGCATGGCGGTGTCCGAGCCACTGCCCATGTTCGATACCAGCTCGGATGCGCGTGGCCTGCTGATGGTGGCGCCGGTGTTTGCCGATGCCAACCCCCGCGGCGCGGCAGTGGGCTATGTAATGGCCTTGCTGAGCATGCGTGAGCTGGTCAGTGACGGGCGCCCGGTGGCGGCAGACGACAACCTGGTCGTGCGCATCGTAGACCCCACCGGGCTGCATGGCCCCGAAGTGATGTTCGATTCGCAGAACCCGGCAGCTCCCCTGGCGCTGGTCAGCAACCAGCTGTTGCACCTGGCTGACCACCACTTCCAGCTGAGTATCCGGCCGAGCCTGGCTTTCTTGCAGGCCAACCGTTCTTCCGTGGTGCTGGCGGTGAGCCTGCTGGGCGGCCTGTTGAGCCTGCTGCTCAGCGTTTTGCTTTACAGCCTGCTCAGCCAGCGCCAGCGTGCCTTGGCCCTGGTCGAGCAGCGCACCGCCGAGCTGCGGGCCAGCGAGCAGTCCCTGCGTGGCACCCACAACCAGCTACGTAGCGTACTGGATGCCGCAACCCAGGTGGCGATCATCGCCACCAACCTCAAGGGTGTGATTGGCACCTTCAACACCGGTGCCGAGCGCATGTTCGGTTACCCGGCCAGCGAGGCGATCGGCCAGCTGCGCCTGGAGGACCTGGTACTGCCCGAGGAGTTGAACCAGCGTGCCCATGCCTTGAGCCTGCGTTACGGCCGGCCGATTGCAGGCGACCAGGCCATGTTCGCCGAAACGGTGCAGGCGCATGGCGTCGAGCCGGGAGAGTGGACCTTGTTACGCGCTGATGGCAGCCAACTGGTGGCCAATATGCTGGTTACCGCCATGCTCGATGAACAGGGATTGTGGATGGGTTACCTGGCGATCTGCATTGATGTCACTGAACGGCGTCGGGTGCATGAGGCGCTGGCGGCGCGCGACAGCCTGCTGGAAAAGCTCAGTGCCGAGGTGCCGGGCGGCATCTACCAGTACCGCCTGGATGGCAACGGCCATTCTTGCTTTCCGTACGCCAGCAAAGGCCTGTACGACATCTACGAAGTCGACCTGCAACAGCTGCGCGAGGACGCCACGGCGGTGTTCGAGCGCATCCACCCGGATGACCTGGAGCGCGTGCGCCGTTCGGTGCGTTACTCGGCCGAACACCTGTCGCCCTGGCGCGAGGAATACCGGGTTTGCCTGCCGCGTGCCGGGCTGCGTTGGGTGCGTGGCGAGGCGACACCGGAAGTGGGCGAGCAGGGCTGCACCTTGTGGCACGGCTACCTGACCGACATCTCCGACCTCAAGGGCGTGGAAGAAGAGTTGCGTGCGTTGTCGGTGACCGACTCGCTGACCGGTATCCATAACCGCCGCTTTTTCCAGGAGCGGCTCAGGTTCGAGCTGGAACGGGCCCAGCGCGATGGCCTGGCGCTGGCGGTGATCATGCTCGATATCGATCACTTCAAATGCATCAACGACCGCTTCGGCCATGCCGCCGGCGATTATGTGTTACGCAGCCTGTGCCTGCGCATTGGCCAGCGCTTGCGGCGTACCGATGTGTTCTGCCGGTTGGGTGGCGAGGAATTCATGGTGCTGTGCCCGGGCAGCGATGCCAGGCAGGCGCGGCTGCTGGCGCTGGAGCTGTGGCAAGGAGTGCGCGATGTGCCGGTGGAAGGCGTGGGCAAGGTGACCGCGAGTTTTGGTGTGGCGGGTTGGCGACCGGGGGAAGGGGCCGATGCCTTGCTGTTGCGGGCTGATGCAGGGGTGTACGCGGCCAAGCAGGCCGGGCGGGATCGGGTGGAGGGGGAGTAG
- the dacB gene encoding D-alanyl-D-alanine carboxypeptidase/D-alanyl-D-alanine-endopeptidase, with the protein MIKTLRPLVLAGLLLPLALPSQAAAVNTTLPAKVQQALKANKLQDSALSLVMLPLDGPGTPTVFNADVSVNPASTMKLVTTYAALELLGPTFQWKTEFYTDGTLSNGVLNGNLYLKGGGDPKLNMEKLWLLMRDLRANGVRTITGDLVLDRSHFVQPNLPQFNDDGGDENKPFLVKPDSLLVNLKALRFVARNDGGKVTIAVEPPIASIRIDNQVKAVASKQCSGDVRYNPVQQADGISVTVSGQLGDGCNSQTYLSLLDHPTYAAGAVRAIWNELGGSIQGGDRFENVPKGARLLARAFSPDLVEVIRDINKYSNNTMAQQLFLSLGAQFRTDADGDDARAAQRVVRQWLAKKGITAPHLVMENGSGLSRAERVSTREMAAMLQAAWKSPYAAEFMSSMPLVGMDGTMRKRLKRTAMTGEGHIKTGTLNTVRAIAGFSRDSNGHTWAVAAILNDPKPWGASQVLDQVLLDLYRQPKLAGSTAAN; encoded by the coding sequence ATGATCAAAACGCTTCGTCCCCTCGTTCTTGCCGGCCTGCTGTTGCCACTCGCCCTGCCCAGCCAGGCCGCCGCAGTCAACACCACACTGCCTGCCAAAGTGCAGCAGGCCCTCAAGGCCAACAAGCTGCAGGATTCTGCCCTGTCGCTGGTGATGCTGCCGCTGGACGGCCCCGGCACACCGACCGTGTTCAATGCCGATGTCTCGGTGAACCCGGCTTCGACCATGAAACTGGTCACCACCTACGCCGCCCTCGAACTGCTCGGCCCGACCTTTCAGTGGAAAACCGAGTTCTACACCGACGGCACCCTGAGCAACGGTGTACTCAACGGTAACCTGTACCTCAAAGGTGGCGGCGACCCGAAGCTGAACATGGAAAAGCTGTGGCTGCTGATGCGTGACCTGCGCGCCAATGGCGTGCGCACCATCACCGGCGACCTGGTGCTCGACCGCAGCCATTTCGTGCAGCCCAACCTGCCGCAGTTCAACGACGACGGCGGCGATGAGAACAAGCCGTTCCTGGTCAAGCCCGACTCGCTGCTGGTCAACCTCAAGGCCCTGCGTTTCGTGGCCCGCAACGATGGCGGCAAGGTCACCATCGCGGTCGAACCGCCGATTGCCAGCATCCGCATCGACAACCAGGTCAAGGCGGTAGCCTCCAAGCAGTGTTCGGGTGATGTGCGCTACAACCCGGTGCAGCAGGCCGATGGCATCAGCGTAACGGTCAGCGGCCAGCTGGGTGACGGTTGCAACTCGCAGACCTACCTGTCGCTGCTCGACCACCCCACCTACGCTGCCGGCGCCGTGCGCGCGATCTGGAACGAACTGGGTGGCAGCATCCAGGGTGGCGACCGCTTCGAGAACGTGCCCAAGGGCGCTCGCCTGCTGGCCCGTGCCTTCTCGCCAGACCTGGTGGAAGTGATCCGCGACATCAACAAGTACAGCAACAACACCATGGCCCAGCAGCTGTTCCTGAGCCTTGGCGCGCAGTTCCGCACCGATGCCGATGGTGACGACGCTCGCGCTGCCCAGCGCGTGGTGCGCCAGTGGCTGGCGAAGAAGGGCATTACCGCGCCGCACCTGGTGATGGAAAACGGCTCCGGCCTGTCCCGCGCCGAACGGGTCAGCACCCGGGAAATGGCTGCAATGCTGCAGGCCGCCTGGAAGAGCCCCTATGCAGCCGAGTTCATGAGCTCGATGCCGCTGGTGGGCATGGACGGCACCATGCGCAAGCGCCTGAAGCGCACCGCCATGACTGGTGAAGGGCACATCAAGACCGGTACGCTGAACACCGTGCGGGCAATTGCCGGCTTCAGCCGTGACAGCAACGGCCATACCTGGGCGGTGGCGGCAATCCTCAACGACCCGAAACCATGGGGCGCCTCGCAGGTGCTCGACCAGGTGCTGCTGGACCTGTACCGCCAGCCGAAGCTGGCCGGCAGCACAGCGGCCAACTGA
- a CDS encoding YggL family protein encodes MATNRSRRLRKKLCVDEFQELGFELNLEFKEDLDDQAIDAFLDAFLAEAMDANGLDYVGGDDFGLVCSVKRGSVSEEQRAAVEAWLKGRSELTKIEVSPLLDAWYPEKPINKAE; translated from the coding sequence ATGGCCACAAACCGCTCCCGTCGTCTGCGCAAGAAGCTGTGTGTCGACGAGTTTCAGGAATTGGGCTTCGAGCTGAACCTGGAATTCAAGGAAGATCTGGATGACCAGGCAATCGATGCTTTCCTCGACGCGTTCCTGGCAGAAGCCATGGACGCCAATGGCCTGGACTATGTAGGCGGTGACGATTTCGGCCTGGTGTGCTCGGTCAAACGCGGCTCGGTCAGCGAAGAACAGCGTGCAGCCGTTGAGGCCTGGCTCAAGGGCCGCAGCGAACTGACCAAGATCGAAGTCAGCCCGCTGCTGGACGCCTGGTACCCGGAAAAGCCGATCAACAAGGCCGAGTAA